In Finegoldia magna ATCC 53516, a genomic segment contains:
- a CDS encoding DnaJ domain-containing protein: MEYKDYYKVLGVDKKASSQEIKKAYRKLAKKYHPDLNKGDEKSQEKFKEINEAYEVLGNEEKRKKYDMFGSNYNFQGGQNFDPNAYDFGNFGGFGGFGKNSGSYTYTTGGSGGGFSDFFNAFFSGGQSSGGGFSDIFGGFKGAGRKSQPRQRYDTDISVSLSDIYNGVEKRLGLMIGDKSVNLNLKVPKGILPGKKIKVKGEKFGVDGDIYVKINLVDVYNKLEDHNIIKKVELKPWEAYFGKSINVETISGERIKVKIPKNIKANQRIRIKDKGFVDMKGVKGDLYLEISIVNPTKLNEEQEELYKQLYDISE, translated from the coding sequence ATGGAATATAAAGATTATTACAAAGTTTTGGGGGTGGATAAAAAGGCGAGCTCCCAAGAAATTAAAAAAGCATACAGAAAACTCGCCAAGAAATATCACCCTGATTTAAATAAAGGCGATGAGAAATCACAGGAAAAATTCAAGGAAATCAATGAGGCTTATGAGGTTTTAGGTAACGAAGAAAAACGTAAAAAATACGATATGTTTGGCTCCAATTATAATTTCCAAGGAGGACAAAACTTCGATCCGAATGCGTATGATTTTGGAAACTTCGGAGGATTTGGAGGTTTCGGCAAGAATTCTGGTTCGTACACTTACACAACTGGTGGAAGTGGCGGAGGATTCTCGGACTTTTTCAACGCGTTTTTCTCAGGTGGACAAAGTAGCGGCGGAGGATTTTCCGACATTTTCGGCGGATTCAAAGGCGCTGGAAGAAAATCTCAACCAAGGCAAAGATACGACACGGACATTTCCGTTTCATTATCAGATATCTACAACGGTGTAGAAAAAAGATTGGGACTTATGATTGGAGATAAAAGTGTCAACTTGAATTTGAAAGTTCCGAAAGGGATTTTGCCTGGTAAGAAGATTAAGGTCAAGGGCGAAAAATTCGGCGTTGACGGGGACATTTATGTGAAGATTAACTTGGTTGATGTGTACAACAAGCTTGAAGATCACAATATCATCAAGAAGGTTGAACTTAAACCATGGGAAGCTTATTTTGGTAAATCTATCAATGTTGAAACGATTAGTGGCGAAAGAATCAAGGTTAAGATTCCGAAAAACATCAAGGCTAATCAAAGAATTAGGATTAAAGATAAGGGATTTGTGGATATGAAAGGCGTCAAGGGTGATTTGTACCTTGAAATTTCTATCGTAAATCCTACAAAATTGAACGAAGAACAAGAAGAATTATATAAACAATTATACGATATTTCTGAATAA
- a CDS encoding nitroreductase family protein: MVDILELMHKRHSVRKYLDEEIDVSVKKIIEEKVDEVNRESNLNIKAVFDDKEGFNSRLAKYGKFENVNNFLIMKGVGNDLSETCGYYGEKLVMELMNLDLGSCWVALTYNKKNIRKYIEPNENLVIVIAFGIPANWGYNRKSKLPKQVSNVSEDSPQWFKDGVNCALNAPTAINQQKFMLTLVDDKVKAKARFAPSAKVDLGIVKYHFEVGSGKDHSIWI, translated from the coding sequence ATGGTGGATATTTTAGAGTTGATGCACAAGAGGCATTCTGTTAGAAAATACTTAGATGAAGAGATTGACGTTTCTGTGAAGAAGATTATCGAAGAGAAGGTAGATGAGGTTAATCGTGAATCTAATTTGAATATAAAGGCTGTGTTTGATGACAAGGAAGGGTTTAATTCAAGGCTTGCGAAGTACGGAAAGTTTGAAAATGTGAATAATTTTCTGATTATGAAGGGCGTGGGCAATGATTTGAGTGAGACTTGTGGATATTACGGCGAGAAGCTTGTGATGGAGCTGATGAATTTGGATTTAGGTTCGTGCTGGGTTGCTCTTACATATAATAAGAAGAATATTAGAAAATACATAGAGCCAAACGAAAATTTGGTGATTGTGATTGCGTTCGGAATTCCTGCGAACTGGGGATACAATCGAAAAAGCAAACTTCCAAAGCAAGTGTCAAATGTGAGTGAAGATTCGCCACAATGGTTCAAGGACGGTGTGAATTGTGCGTTGAATGCCCCGACTGCGATTAATCAACAAAAATTTATGCTTACGTTGGTGGATGACAAAGTGAAGGCGAAGGCGAGGTTTGCTCCGTCGGCGAAGGTCGATTTGGGAATTGTAAAATATCATTTCGAGGTTGGATCGGGCAAGGATCATTCTATTTGGATATAA
- a CDS encoding helix-turn-helix transcriptional regulator: MKNIISQLRKENKITQEELANEVGVTRQTITSIENGKYIASLPLAFKIAKFFEMKIEDVFTMEEDD; this comes from the coding sequence ATGAAAAATATTATTTCACAATTAAGAAAAGAAAACAAAATTACACAAGAAGAATTGGCGAATGAAGTTGGAGTGACAAGACAAACTATCACATCTATAGAAAACGGAAAATACATCGCATCGCTACCACTTGCATTCAAAATCGCAAAATTTTTCGAAATGAAAATCGAAGACGTATTTACAATGGAGGAGGATGATTAA
- a CDS encoding proline--tRNA ligase codes for MRMNKFYMPTLREDPQDAEIASHKLLLRAGMIRKTAAGLYSYLPLGYRIVRKVENIVREEMDNYGSQEIHMPVTQPREIWEESGRWKTFGPEMFKLQDRNNREFCLGPTAEEYFTDLVKGEIKSYKQLPLNIYQIQTKYRDEKRPRFGINRSREFLMEDSYTFDVDEEAMREAYMNMWRAYEVVFNRLGLEYKIVAGDSGAMGGNSSHEFIALSDVGEGVICYSDDSDFAATDEKAYVYYQVNDENVEKLPSEKVLTPNCKTIEEVSDFLNVDAAHCLKAVDLMVEGKPVIVFIPGDRELNMSKLVSYLKCPEHEIEMMEEKDILALNSSPGFTGPIGLDSRIIIDSRVTQIKNFVVGANEENYHIKNVNYGDDFEGEIVEDLLMVQEGDIDPETKSPLKFKRGIEVGNIFQLGQKYSKSMNATFLDENGKEQFFWMGSYGIGVTRSVSAIVEQNHDDKGMIWPLVVAPYHVIITIVNTKNDEQNTLAEKLYEKLLLQGVEVLLDDRKERVGVKFNDRDLIGIPLRITVGKKADEDIVEFSERKTLENVEMSSQEAYEKVMEIINANLKSVGGLYR; via the coding sequence ATGAGAATGAATAAATTTTATATGCCAACTTTAAGAGAGGATCCACAAGATGCGGAAATAGCAAGCCATAAGCTTCTATTAAGAGCTGGCATGATTAGAAAAACAGCAGCAGGATTGTACAGTTATTTGCCATTGGGCTATCGAATTGTAAGAAAGGTGGAAAACATCGTTCGTGAAGAAATGGACAACTACGGTTCACAAGAAATCCACATGCCAGTAACTCAACCACGTGAAATCTGGGAAGAATCTGGAAGATGGAAGACATTTGGACCGGAAATGTTCAAGCTACAAGACAGAAATAATCGTGAATTCTGCCTTGGACCAACAGCCGAAGAATATTTTACAGATTTAGTAAAAGGTGAAATCAAAAGCTACAAGCAACTTCCACTTAATATTTACCAAATCCAAACAAAATACCGTGATGAAAAAAGACCAAGATTTGGAATCAACCGTTCCAGAGAATTCTTGATGGAAGACTCTTACACATTTGATGTAGATGAAGAAGCGATGCGTGAAGCTTACATGAACATGTGGAGAGCGTATGAAGTTGTATTCAACAGACTTGGTTTGGAGTACAAAATCGTAGCTGGAGACAGTGGCGCAATGGGTGGCAACAGTTCACACGAATTTATCGCATTAAGCGATGTAGGTGAAGGTGTGATTTGCTACAGCGATGACAGTGATTTCGCAGCAACTGACGAAAAAGCATACGTGTACTATCAAGTAAACGATGAAAATGTAGAAAAACTTCCATCAGAAAAAGTCCTCACACCAAACTGCAAAACAATAGAAGAAGTAAGTGATTTCTTGAATGTTGACGCAGCACATTGCTTGAAGGCTGTGGATTTGATGGTAGAAGGAAAACCTGTAATAGTGTTCATACCAGGAGATCGTGAACTTAATATGTCCAAACTTGTAAGTTATTTGAAATGTCCAGAACACGAAATCGAAATGATGGAAGAAAAAGACATCCTAGCTTTGAACAGCTCACCAGGATTTACTGGACCAATCGGACTAGATTCAAGAATCATAATCGACTCAAGAGTTACACAAATTAAAAACTTCGTCGTTGGAGCGAATGAAGAAAACTACCACATCAAAAATGTAAACTATGGAGATGATTTCGAAGGAGAAATCGTAGAAGATTTATTGATGGTACAAGAAGGGGATATCGATCCTGAAACAAAATCTCCATTGAAATTCAAAAGGGGAATCGAAGTTGGAAATATCTTCCAATTGGGACAAAAATATTCCAAGAGTATGAATGCAACATTCTTGGATGAAAATGGAAAAGAACAATTCTTCTGGATGGGATCATACGGAATCGGCGTTACAAGAAGTGTCAGCGCAATTGTGGAACAAAATCACGACGACAAGGGAATGATTTGGCCATTAGTTGTAGCTCCATATCACGTAATCATCACGATTGTTAATACAAAAAATGATGAACAAAATACACTTGCAGAAAAACTTTACGAAAAATTACTTCTTCAAGGAGTAGAAGTTCTACTAGATGACAGAAAAGAAAGAGTCGGAGTCAAATTCAACGACCGTGATTTAATAGGAATTCCATTGAGAATAACTGTCGGAAAGAAAGCAGATGAAGATATAGTAGAATTTTCAGAAAGAAAAACACTTGAAAATGTTGAAATGTCATCACAAGAAGCCTACGAAAAAGTAATGGAAATCATCAACGCTAACTTAAAATCAGTTGGTGGATTGTATAGATAA